One window of Macrococcus sp. 19Msa1099 genomic DNA carries:
- a CDS encoding ABC transporter ATP-binding protein, which produces MTVKVTNLTGGYGNQPVIHDIDFELQNGEIIGLIGLNGAGKSTTIKHMLGLLRPISGTLQIDGVSLAEHPYEYRNKLSYIPESPVLYEELTLAEHIDMTAMAYHIPLDEAMERARPLLKVFRLEDKLKAFPAHFSKGMKQKVMIICAFIVQPELYIIDEPFLGLDPLGIQTMLELMVEARQNNRTVLMSTHILATAEKYCDRFLLMHHGRLIAYGTLNNLQGQFDMPHASLDDIYIHVTGDAHE; this is translated from the coding sequence GTGACAGTGAAAGTGACGAACTTGACAGGCGGCTATGGCAATCAGCCTGTCATACATGATATCGATTTTGAACTTCAAAATGGTGAGATCATCGGACTTATCGGACTTAACGGAGCGGGTAAGAGTACGACAATCAAACATATGCTTGGGTTACTGAGACCCATCTCAGGAACACTACAAATTGATGGTGTATCGTTAGCAGAACATCCTTATGAATATAGAAATAAGCTTTCTTATATTCCAGAATCTCCTGTCTTATACGAGGAACTGACATTAGCAGAGCATATAGATATGACTGCAATGGCTTATCATATCCCACTGGATGAAGCGATGGAACGCGCACGACCATTATTGAAAGTCTTTAGATTAGAAGATAAATTGAAAGCTTTTCCAGCACATTTCTCTAAAGGAATGAAGCAGAAAGTGATGATCATATGTGCATTTATCGTTCAGCCTGAACTATATATTATCGATGAGCCATTTCTCGGCCTCGATCCACTCGGTATTCAAACGATGCTGGAACTTATGGTTGAAGCACGTCAGAACAATCGGACTGTATTGATGAGTACACATATTCTTGCAACAGCTGAGAAATATTGTGACCGCTTCTTACTGATGCATCACGGCAGACTTATTGCTTATGGGACCCTTAATAATCTGCAAGGTCAGTTTGATATGCCGCATGCATCACTGGATGACATCTATATTCATGTGACAGGTGACGCACATGAATAA
- a CDS encoding HTH-type transcriptional regulator Hpr: protein MKREREKEIIDKMLFTHKVSQLSKALWKTVEKDWQNWIKPYDLNINEHHILVIIRNLEKATISEVSQYGVMHVSTVFNFAKNLEKRGYLTMPKSKFDKRNTYLELTEKGKEVLYETYKGYKESDDRIYDAASNYQELMFDLPPFTELKFIVAQIYGADFITHLEKSHDDLLKILLDENNKDNA from the coding sequence ATGAAACGTGAACGCGAAAAAGAAATTATCGATAAAATGTTATTTACGCACAAAGTGTCTCAATTAAGTAAAGCACTTTGGAAAACAGTAGAAAAAGACTGGCAGAACTGGATTAAACCATACGATTTAAATATCAATGAACATCACATTCTAGTCATTATAAGGAACTTGGAGAAGGCAACCATCTCAGAAGTAAGCCAGTACGGTGTGATGCACGTATCTACAGTGTTCAACTTTGCAAAGAATCTAGAGAAGCGCGGCTATTTGACGATGCCAAAGAGTAAATTTGATAAACGTAATACATATCTTGAACTTACTGAAAAAGGAAAAGAAGTGCTCTATGAAACATACAAAGGATACAAAGAGTCTGATGACCGTATTTATGATGCTGCGAGCAACTACCAGGAATTAATGTTTGATCTTCCGCCATTTACTGAACTGAAATTTATCGTTGCACAAATCTATGGAGCAGACTTCATTACGCACCTTGAAAAGAGTCACGACGACCTATTAAAAATATTACTTGACGAAAACAATAAAGATAATGCATAA
- a CDS encoding YtxH domain-containing protein yields MKLSRIVLGFGVGIVAGGATAILNAPKSGKELQQGFKSTAYNTKAQVNQLKAETNEVKDSILNTKNTSQEAMSTMVDEIKTMISNYKADISPNIDNIKNNVENLNNRKNEITQELSEK; encoded by the coding sequence ATGAAATTATCTAGAATTGTACTTGGTTTCGGTGTCGGCATCGTTGCTGGAGGTGCCACTGCGATACTGAACGCACCAAAGTCAGGGAAAGAACTTCAGCAAGGATTCAAATCCACTGCTTATAATACGAAAGCGCAAGTCAACCAACTGAAGGCTGAAACGAATGAAGTGAAGGATTCAATCTTAAACACGAAAAATACTTCTCAAGAGGCAATGTCTACCATGGTTGATGAGATTAAAACGATGATCAGCAACTACAAAGCAGATATCTCGCCGAATATCGATAACATTAAGAATAATGTAGAAAACCTGAACAATCGAAAGAACGAAATTACGCAGGAACTCTCTGAAAAATAA
- a CDS encoding DUF3267 domain-containing protein produces the protein MYLCNKNFNIRSTYGIQRIMLISALLGIIVYIVSFEIFSSLFGKKFSDDNFLLFLISLICLYPIHKLLHMLPFIHDTKSLIIQKTTKSRFFPLINTRVNHPVHKLHFAIALVCPVVIITVATLICAVTHPMFAHYFLFIFAVNIGLSFIDFVYLRYMFNTPQCSYVEERKYGFEVLSKHDLPADFYHSDVR, from the coding sequence ATGTATTTATGTAACAAAAATTTTAATATCAGATCGACATACGGAATCCAGAGAATCATGCTCATTTCAGCATTACTTGGAATTATCGTTTACATTGTCAGCTTTGAAATTTTCTCCTCTTTATTCGGAAAAAAATTCTCAGATGACAATTTTTTATTATTCTTGATCAGTCTGATTTGTCTCTACCCTATTCATAAATTATTGCATATGTTGCCATTTATACATGATACGAAATCATTAATCATACAGAAAACAACGAAATCCAGATTCTTTCCACTTATTAATACACGAGTGAATCATCCGGTTCATAAACTACATTTTGCAATTGCATTAGTCTGCCCAGTTGTCATCATTACAGTGGCAACACTTATATGCGCAGTTACACACCCTATGTTCGCCCATTACTTCTTATTTATATTCGCGGTGAATATCGGGTTATCATTTATAGATTTTGTATATTTACGTTATATGTTCAACACTCCGCAGTGTTCCTATGTTGAAGAACGTAAATACGGCTTTGAAGTCCTGAGCAAACACGATCTACCAGCAGACTTTTATCATTCAGATGTAAGATAA
- a CDS encoding HIT family protein: protein MSETVFSKILKGEIPSYKVYEDEYTYAFLDISQVSKGHTLVIPKNAAPDMLSIAPSDLQHVITSVQKVAKAVDKAFQPDGINVIQNNRAYADQSVFHLHFHVIPRYKDDIDGFGYVWETHPDALDMESLKTDIQDAIE from the coding sequence ATGTCAGAAACAGTATTCAGTAAAATATTAAAAGGTGAGATTCCATCATACAAAGTCTACGAGGATGAATATACGTATGCATTCCTCGATATTTCGCAAGTATCTAAAGGACACACGCTTGTTATACCTAAAAATGCTGCACCAGATATGCTGTCAATTGCACCTTCAGACTTACAGCATGTCATCACATCAGTACAGAAGGTTGCCAAGGCCGTCGATAAAGCATTCCAGCCAGACGGAATCAATGTCATCCAGAATAATAGAGCTTATGCAGATCAATCTGTATTTCATCTGCACTTCCATGTCATCCCACGTTATAAAGATGATATAGATGGCTTCGGTTACGTTTGGGAGACGCATCCAGATGCACTTGATATGGAATCATTAAAAACCGATATTCAAGATGCAATCGAATAA
- a CDS encoding peptidylprolyl isomerase, with protein MTNLKKIMMPAALSVSILGLTACGNSGGETLVSSKAGDIKQSDIMKEIGNEQIAKTSFQLIFNDVLKEKYGKKIDEDKINKETDKEIKKYGDEKTFEQILQQQSSGMTVEQYKKKRVTDEYQKQFLNDTIKISDKDIKDNAKKASHILVAVKSESNKDGLSDKEAKAKAEDILKQVKANKDDFKKIAKKESDDTQSAKNNGELGYVVKGQTVEAFEKALFKLKPGEISDIVKTEFGYHIIMAEDDKDIAKEKDKLAQTIRQNKLQDNPKLYVQAVQKLFKEYDVDFKDKDIKKYVDDQILKVK; from the coding sequence ATGACAAACTTAAAGAAAATTATGATGCCAGCAGCACTTTCTGTATCAATCTTAGGATTAACGGCATGTGGAAATAGTGGCGGAGAAACACTTGTTTCATCTAAAGCTGGTGACATAAAACAATCAGACATCATGAAAGAGATCGGTAATGAACAAATCGCTAAAACGTCATTCCAATTAATTTTCAATGACGTTCTTAAAGAGAAATATGGTAAGAAAATCGATGAAGATAAAATCAATAAAGAAACAGACAAAGAAATTAAGAAATATGGCGATGAGAAAACATTCGAACAAATTCTGCAGCAGCAAAGTTCTGGAATGACAGTTGAACAGTATAAGAAAAAGCGCGTTACTGATGAATATCAGAAGCAGTTTCTAAATGACACAATCAAAATTTCAGATAAAGATATTAAAGATAACGCTAAGAAAGCTTCACATATATTAGTTGCAGTGAAATCTGAGTCTAATAAAGATGGATTAAGCGACAAAGAAGCGAAAGCGAAAGCTGAAGATATCTTAAAACAAGTTAAAGCTAATAAAGATGATTTCAAGAAAATTGCTAAAAAAGAGTCAGATGATACACAATCGGCGAAAAATAATGGTGAGCTCGGCTACGTAGTTAAAGGTCAAACTGTTGAAGCATTCGAAAAGGCATTATTCAAACTAAAGCCGGGTGAAATTTCAGATATCGTAAAAACTGAATTTGGTTACCACATCATTATGGCTGAAGACGATAAAGACATCGCTAAAGAAAAAGACAAACTCGCTCAGACGATTCGTCAGAACAAGTTACAAGATAATCCGAAACTATACGTACAAGCAGTACAAAAATTATTCAAGGAATATGATGTAGACTTTAAAGATAAAGACATCAAAAAGTATGTTGATGATCAAATCTTAAAAGTAAAATAA